From a single Alloactinosynnema sp. L-07 genomic region:
- a CDS encoding TetR/AcrR family transcriptional regulator yields the protein MRQPDQARRDELVARTLDYLAERGLAEFSLRGLAAELGTSARMLVHYFGTRENLLDQAFAEHRARAIAAVQAARGDKAAARTGWDTMADPANRGHYVVMFHLLAAGLTDGPFTEIARHAVADWLDVVTGLLADRDEPSVDATVLVSGLKGILLDLLVTGDRDRCAAAAHRLIGLLT from the coding sequence GTGCGCCAGCCCGACCAGGCCCGCCGCGACGAACTGGTCGCGCGGACCCTCGACTATCTGGCCGAGCGAGGACTGGCCGAGTTCAGCCTGCGGGGTCTCGCCGCTGAACTCGGGACCAGCGCGCGCATGCTCGTGCACTACTTCGGCACCCGGGAGAACCTGCTCGACCAGGCGTTCGCCGAACACCGCGCGCGGGCGATCGCCGCGGTCCAGGCCGCGCGCGGCGACAAAGCCGCGGCGCGCACCGGCTGGGACACCATGGCCGACCCGGCCAACCGCGGGCACTACGTCGTGATGTTCCACCTGCTCGCGGCCGGCCTGACCGACGGGCCGTTCACCGAGATCGCCCGGCACGCCGTCGCCGACTGGTTGGACGTGGTCACCGGCCTGCTCGCCGACCGCGACGAGCCGAGCGTGGACGCGACAGTGCTGGTCAGCGGCCTGAAAGGGATCCTGCTGGACTTGCTGGTGACCGGTGACCGCGACCGCTGCGCGGCCGCGGCCCACCGGCTCATCGGGCTGTTGACCTAG
- a CDS encoding pyridoxamine 5'-phosphate oxidase family protein, with amino-acid sequence MSRRDQIKLTPQEIADFLAEEKVANVATIGRTGRPHLVPVWYLPDGSTLSTWTYESSQKVANLRRLAQATVLVEAGTSYEELRGVSLECDVEIVEDTERITAIGSALTERYTGSPEVAAAASQFVRAQAAKRVGLVFHPTKVVSWDHSKLGGTY; translated from the coding sequence ATGTCGCGACGGGACCAGATCAAGCTCACGCCCCAGGAGATCGCGGATTTCCTGGCCGAAGAGAAGGTCGCCAACGTCGCCACGATCGGGCGCACCGGCAGGCCGCACCTCGTGCCGGTCTGGTACCTGCCGGACGGCTCGACGCTGAGCACCTGGACCTACGAGTCGTCGCAGAAGGTGGCCAACCTGCGCCGCCTCGCCCAGGCGACGGTGCTGGTCGAGGCGGGCACGTCCTACGAGGAACTTCGCGGCGTATCACTGGAGTGCGACGTGGAGATCGTCGAGGACACCGAGCGGATCACCGCCATCGGCAGCGCGCTGACCGAGCGGTACACCGGCAGCCCCGAGGTCGCCGCGGCGGCGTCGCAGTTCGTCCGCGCCCAGGCGGCCAAGCGGGTCGGCCTGGTGTTCCACCCGACCAAGGTCGTGTCCTGGGACCACAGCAAACTCGGCGGCACGTACTAG
- a CDS encoding YciI family protein yields the protein MTWFTVDTTYIDDADRLAEVRPLHRAYLGTLIETGQVLAAGPWADGTGGFVVLKVVDRAELDAILAVDPYTTEGIAAARTVREWTIALGPWATQ from the coding sequence ATGACTTGGTTCACCGTGGACACCACCTACATCGACGACGCCGACCGTCTCGCCGAGGTTCGCCCGCTGCATCGCGCGTACCTGGGGACTCTCATTGAGACCGGCCAGGTCCTGGCCGCGGGCCCGTGGGCGGACGGCACCGGCGGGTTCGTGGTGCTCAAGGTCGTGGACCGGGCCGAACTCGACGCCATCCTGGCCGTCGATCCGTACACGACCGAGGGAATCGCGGCAGCCCGGACCGTGCGCGAGTGGACGATCGCCCTTGGTCCTTGGGCGACCCAGTGA
- a CDS encoding lipoprotein, which translates to MTKRLCAVAAIMALAAACSADPAAPAKSANRLEAKCHITFEVADKWKAKPVEPSGDSLAEAAGLKLCYEIDAKGAGLLGFIRVWSGDDPNADVRQTLEAFLAEEGKKGAQHEYSQTKAGTTEVVEAVSATKEAKDKGFAVATPKGIVAVLWRGLDDEEFEDGMAAYDLAKSTLKVE; encoded by the coding sequence ATGACAAAGCGTCTGTGTGCCGTCGCCGCGATCATGGCGTTGGCCGCCGCCTGCTCGGCCGACCCGGCCGCGCCCGCCAAGTCGGCCAACCGGCTGGAAGCCAAGTGCCACATCACTTTCGAGGTGGCCGACAAGTGGAAGGCCAAGCCGGTGGAACCGTCGGGCGACTCGCTCGCCGAGGCCGCCGGACTCAAGCTCTGCTACGAGATCGACGCCAAGGGCGCTGGCCTGCTCGGCTTCATCCGGGTGTGGTCCGGCGACGACCCGAATGCCGACGTGCGACAGACGCTGGAAGCTTTCCTTGCCGAGGAAGGCAAGAAGGGCGCCCAGCACGAGTACAGCCAGACCAAGGCCGGGACCACCGAAGTCGTCGAGGCGGTCAGCGCGACCAAGGAGGCCAAGGACAAGGGCTTCGCCGTCGCCACGCCGAAGGGGATCGTGGCCGTGCTGTGGCGCGGGCTGGACGACGAGGAGTTCGAGGACGGCATGGCCGCCTACGACCTCGCCAAGTCGACGCTCAAGGTCGAGTGA
- a CDS encoding DUF427 domain-containing protein, producing the protein MAKATWNGVLIAESDDTVIVERNHYFPADSVRREYLRPSDTTTFCPWKGTANYYSLDVDGAENTDAVWYYADPKPEAAQIKDRVAFWRGVEVVD; encoded by the coding sequence ATGGCCAAAGCGACCTGGAACGGCGTGCTCATCGCCGAGAGCGACGACACCGTCATCGTCGAGCGGAACCACTATTTCCCCGCCGACTCGGTGCGCCGCGAGTACCTGCGCCCCTCCGACACGACCACTTTCTGCCCGTGGAAGGGCACCGCGAACTACTACTCGCTCGACGTGGACGGCGCGGAGAACACCGACGCCGTCTGGTACTACGCCGACCCGAAACCCGAAGCCGCCCAGATCAAGGACCGCGTCGCCTTCTGGCGCGGCGTCGAGGTCGTTGACTAG
- a CDS encoding SDR family NAD(P)-dependent oxidoreductase — translation MSVTSATRTAVVTGGSAGVGLALARRLVADGVDVTICGRDKARLAQVEGVRTVVADLSTEAGARAVADAAPDRIDLLFNNAGVQLLNNWTIEPTADLLADIDGEVGLNLLGPMRLTAMLLPRLSKSAVIVNVTSGLGLVPKRAAPGYCATKAGLSAFSTSLRYQLAPRRVVEAMLPLVDTAMTAGRGTGKISADAAAQAILSGLHRDVIRIGATRKLAALHRLAPGLAARIIRDK, via the coding sequence ATGAGTGTAACAAGTGCTACAAGAACCGCTGTCGTCACCGGCGGCAGCGCCGGAGTCGGCCTCGCGCTGGCCCGCCGACTGGTCGCCGACGGTGTCGACGTGACGATCTGCGGCCGGGACAAGGCCCGGCTCGCCCAGGTCGAAGGCGTCCGCACGGTCGTCGCGGATCTGTCGACCGAGGCGGGCGCCCGAGCGGTCGCCGACGCCGCACCGGACCGGATCGACCTCTTGTTCAACAATGCAGGTGTTCAACTGTTGAACAATTGGACGATCGAGCCGACGGCGGACCTGCTGGCCGACATCGACGGCGAGGTCGGCCTGAACCTGCTCGGCCCGATGCGGCTGACCGCGATGCTGCTGCCACGCCTGAGCAAGTCGGCGGTGATCGTCAATGTGACGTCCGGATTGGGGCTCGTGCCCAAGCGGGCCGCGCCCGGATACTGCGCCACCAAAGCCGGACTGAGCGCGTTCAGCACGTCGCTGCGGTATCAACTGGCGCCCCGACGGGTGGTCGAGGCGATGCTGCCGCTGGTCGACACGGCCATGACCGCGGGCCGCGGCACCGGAAAGATCAGCGCGGACGCCGCGGCTCAAGCGATCCTGTCCGGGCTGCACCGCGACGTGATCAGGATCGGCGCGACCCGAAAGCTGGCCGCGTTGCACCGACTCGCGCCGGGACTGGCGGCCCGGATCATCCGCGACAAGTAG
- a CDS encoding adenylosuccinate synthase has translation MPAIVLIGAQWGDEGKGKATDLLGERVQWVVRYQGGNNAGHTVVLPDGENFALHLIPSGILTPGLNNVIGNGVVVDPTVLLKELAGLEGRGVDTSRLLISADAHLIMPYHVAIDKVTERYLGKAKIGTTGRGIGPAYQDKVARVGVRVQDLLDEKILRQKVEAALDIKNQMLVKIYNRKALDPDQVVDEVLACGEKFAHRIADTRLLLNEALERGETVLLEGSQGTLLDVDHGTYPFVTSSNPTSGGACAGSGIGPTRITTVIGILKAYTTRVGSGPFPTELTDDMGERLRKVGGEIGVTTKRLRRTGWFDAVIARYASRVNGITDYFLTKLDVLSGLDTVPVCVGYEIDGQRVNDMPMTQTDVHHAVPVYEELPGWWEDISKCRTFDELPANARAYVERLEELSGARISAVGVGPGRDQTIVRHQMA, from the coding sequence ATGCCGGCAATCGTGCTGATCGGCGCCCAATGGGGCGACGAGGGCAAGGGGAAGGCCACCGACCTGCTCGGCGAGCGGGTTCAGTGGGTAGTGCGCTATCAGGGCGGGAACAACGCCGGGCACACGGTCGTGCTGCCCGACGGCGAGAATTTCGCCCTGCACCTGATTCCCTCCGGCATCCTCACCCCGGGACTGAACAACGTCATCGGCAACGGTGTCGTGGTCGACCCGACGGTGCTGCTCAAGGAGCTGGCCGGGCTCGAAGGCCGCGGTGTCGACACCTCGCGGCTGCTGATCTCCGCCGACGCGCATCTGATCATGCCCTACCACGTGGCCATCGATAAGGTCACCGAGCGCTACCTCGGCAAGGCCAAGATCGGCACCACCGGCCGCGGCATCGGTCCGGCCTATCAGGACAAGGTCGCCCGCGTCGGCGTGCGGGTGCAGGACCTGCTCGACGAGAAGATCCTGCGGCAGAAGGTCGAGGCCGCGCTCGACATCAAGAACCAGATGCTGGTGAAGATCTACAACCGCAAGGCCCTCGACCCCGACCAGGTGGTCGACGAGGTGCTGGCCTGCGGCGAGAAGTTCGCCCACCGCATCGCCGACACCCGGCTGCTGCTCAACGAGGCCCTCGAACGCGGTGAGACCGTGCTGCTCGAAGGTTCCCAGGGCACGCTGCTCGACGTCGACCACGGCACGTATCCGTTCGTCACGTCCTCGAACCCGACCTCGGGCGGCGCGTGCGCCGGGTCGGGCATCGGCCCCACCCGGATCACCACGGTGATCGGCATCCTCAAGGCCTACACCACCCGCGTCGGCTCGGGTCCGTTCCCGACCGAGCTGACCGACGACATGGGCGAGCGGCTGCGCAAGGTCGGCGGCGAGATCGGCGTGACCACCAAGCGCCTGCGCCGCACCGGCTGGTTCGACGCGGTGATCGCCCGCTACGCCAGCCGCGTCAACGGCATCACCGACTACTTCCTCACCAAGCTCGACGTCCTTTCCGGACTGGATACCGTCCCGGTCTGCGTCGGCTACGAGATCGACGGCCAGCGCGTCAACGACATGCCGATGACGCAGACCGACGTGCACCACGCCGTGCCGGTCTACGAGGAGCTGCCGGGCTGGTGGGAGGACATCAGCAAGTGCCGCACGTTCGACGAGCTGCCCGCCAACGCGCGCGCCTACGTCGAGCGCCTCGAAGAGCTGTCGGGCGCCCGGATCTCGGCGGTCGGTGTCGGACCGGGCCGCGACCAGACGATCGTCCGTCACCAGATGGCATGA
- the nagA gene encoding N-acetylglucosamine-6-phosphate deacetylase, translating into MAGQLITGRIVTPDGVLDDGWLHIDGGKIKAVGTDQAPATERTTRADWVVPGFIDIHCHGGGGAAFTSPNPDDIRTATAFHARHGTTTLLASLVSRPIPELVEQLAILREHVTDGVIAGVHLEGPFLAEARCGAHDPAILTPPDRDSVAALLDTGQVRMVTLAPELDGAIDAVKQLVDGGSIAAIGHTDAVESLVLPAIDAGATVATHLFNGMRPLHHREPGPIGALLDDERVSVELICDLVHLSPTIVRMAAQHAGTNRTVLVTDAISATGAGDGQYQLGGLTIEVRDGVPTVQGSNSLAGSTLTMDAAFRNLITACGLDITAAVAATAARPADLLGLDTGRLAAGKSADVVLLDDKLQVERVLQRGNWIA; encoded by the coding sequence ATGGCTGGACAACTGATCACCGGGCGGATCGTCACACCGGACGGCGTACTCGACGACGGCTGGCTCCACATCGACGGCGGGAAGATCAAAGCCGTCGGCACGGACCAGGCACCCGCCACCGAGCGGACCACCCGAGCGGACTGGGTCGTCCCTGGCTTCATCGACATCCACTGCCACGGCGGCGGCGGGGCCGCGTTCACCAGCCCCAACCCCGACGACATCCGCACCGCGACGGCCTTCCACGCCCGTCACGGCACCACGACGCTACTGGCCAGCCTGGTCTCGCGCCCCATCCCCGAACTGGTCGAACAACTCGCGATCCTGCGCGAACACGTCACCGACGGCGTGATCGCGGGCGTCCACCTGGAGGGCCCTTTCCTCGCCGAGGCCCGCTGCGGCGCCCACGACCCGGCGATCCTGACGCCCCCCGACCGCGACTCGGTCGCCGCTCTGCTGGATACCGGCCAGGTCCGAATGGTGACCCTGGCCCCCGAACTCGACGGGGCGATCGACGCGGTGAAACAACTCGTCGACGGCGGCTCCATCGCCGCCATCGGCCACACCGACGCCGTCGAGTCCCTGGTCCTACCCGCCATCGACGCGGGAGCGACCGTCGCGACCCACCTGTTCAACGGCATGCGCCCCCTCCACCACCGCGAACCCGGCCCCATCGGCGCTTTGCTGGACGACGAGCGGGTATCGGTCGAACTGATCTGCGACCTGGTCCACCTGAGCCCCACGATCGTGCGCATGGCCGCCCAACACGCAGGGACAAACAGAACTGTCCTGGTCACCGACGCAATCTCAGCAACAGGAGCGGGCGACGGCCAGTACCAACTCGGCGGCCTGACCATCGAAGTCCGAGACGGCGTCCCCACCGTCCAGGGCAGCAACTCCCTGGCAGGCAGCACCCTGACCATGGACGCGGCGTTCCGCAACCTGATCACCGCCTGCGGCCTGGACATCACCGCCGCCGTCGCCGCCACGGCAGCCCGTCCGGCTGACCTACTCGGCCTGGACACCGGCAGACTCGCCGCCGGAAAGTCCGCAGACGTGGTCCTCCTGGACGACAAACTGCAGGTGGAACGCGTCTTGCAGCGAGGGAACTGGATCGCCTGA
- a CDS encoding SDR family oxidoreductase encodes MGATNLLARKTGVRGKVILITGAARGFGAGLAKRFAAQGAKVALVGIEPDEMAKVAVECGPDAAVFEADVTDWAALETAARGVVERFGGIDIVVANAGIAATGFIRSIDPKAFERTIEVDLLGVWRTIRVTLPHVIERKGYVLVVSSLAAITHAPGMGAYAAAKAGVEAFTNSLRAEVRHLGVKVGVAHPSWISTDLVHGADQHPVFGPLRSAMPGVLGKTYPVEVALDALEKGILRRDRTVHVPGWVGALKLIRSFLPPIIEIGAKLRGDLVAKADKAALEDIARRGAEAASRPVGAGGQADAANR; translated from the coding sequence ATGGGTGCGACGAACCTGCTGGCCCGCAAGACCGGCGTGCGCGGCAAGGTCATCCTGATCACCGGTGCCGCCCGCGGCTTCGGCGCGGGACTGGCCAAGCGGTTCGCCGCGCAGGGGGCCAAGGTCGCGCTCGTCGGAATCGAGCCGGACGAGATGGCCAAGGTCGCCGTCGAGTGCGGGCCCGACGCGGCGGTCTTCGAGGCCGACGTCACCGACTGGGCCGCGCTGGAGACCGCCGCCAGGGGTGTCGTCGAGCGGTTCGGCGGGATCGACATCGTGGTGGCCAACGCGGGCATCGCGGCGACCGGCTTCATCCGCTCGATCGACCCCAAGGCCTTCGAGCGCACCATCGAGGTCGACCTGCTCGGCGTGTGGCGCACAATCCGGGTGACCCTGCCGCACGTGATCGAGCGCAAGGGCTACGTCCTGGTCGTCTCGTCGCTGGCCGCGATCACCCACGCCCCCGGCATGGGCGCCTACGCCGCGGCGAAGGCAGGCGTCGAGGCGTTCACCAACAGCCTGCGCGCCGAGGTCCGCCACCTGGGCGTGAAGGTCGGCGTCGCGCACCCGTCCTGGATCTCCACCGACCTGGTCCATGGCGCCGACCAGCACCCGGTGTTCGGCCCGCTGCGGTCGGCGATGCCGGGCGTGCTGGGCAAGACCTACCCGGTCGAGGTCGCCCTGGACGCCTTGGAGAAGGGCATCCTGCGGCGCGACCGCACGGTGCACGTGCCTGGCTGGGTCGGCGCGCTCAAGCTCATCCGCTCGTTCCTGCCGCCGATCATCGAGATCGGCGCCAAGCTGCGCGGCGACTTGGTCGCCAAGGCCGACAAGGCCGCGCTCGAGGACATCGCCCGACGCGGTGCCGAGGCCGCCTCCCGCCCGGTCGGCGCGGGCGGGCAGGCCGACGCCGCGAACCGCTAG
- a CDS encoding cold-shock protein, translated as MGDPVIQGVVESWLDEEGWGVLTSPALAEPVWAHFCHIVDMPGFRTLTAGNAVEFDYEDADQDGYIYRATSVRLLR; from the coding sequence TTGGGCGACCCAGTGATCCAGGGCGTGGTCGAGTCGTGGTTGGACGAGGAGGGCTGGGGCGTGCTCACCTCGCCCGCGCTGGCCGAGCCGGTATGGGCGCACTTCTGCCACATCGTCGACATGCCCGGCTTCCGCACCCTCACCGCGGGTAACGCTGTGGAGTTCGACTACGAGGACGCCGACCAGGACGGATACATCTACCGCGCGACCAGCGTCCGACTGCTTCGCTAG
- a CDS encoding DUF1524 domain-containing protein, with protein sequence MSKTRTLIGSLFLTVALVVGLAGIASATPPSIPSEATARAELAALTVAADGSMSGYSRTLFPHWITISGSCNTRETVLKRDGSGVVTDSSCAATSGSWYSPYDGATWYNASDVDIDHVVPLAAAWRSGANSWTTSKRQAFANDLSYPQLMAVTDNVNQSKGDQTPATWKPSLTSYWCTYAKMWTHVKYKYALRVNSAEKSALLSMLNYC encoded by the coding sequence ATGTCGAAGACCCGCACTCTGATCGGCTCCTTATTCCTGACCGTCGCGCTCGTCGTCGGGCTCGCGGGCATTGCCAGTGCCACTCCGCCGTCGATCCCCAGTGAGGCGACCGCCCGCGCCGAGCTGGCCGCGCTCACCGTGGCCGCGGACGGCTCCATGTCCGGCTACTCGCGGACCCTGTTCCCGCACTGGATCACCATCTCCGGCTCGTGCAACACCCGGGAGACGGTGCTCAAGCGCGATGGCAGCGGCGTGGTGACCGACTCGTCGTGCGCGGCGACCTCGGGCTCCTGGTACAGCCCGTACGACGGCGCGACCTGGTACAACGCCTCCGATGTCGACATCGACCATGTCGTCCCGCTGGCCGCGGCGTGGCGGTCCGGCGCGAATTCGTGGACCACGAGCAAGCGGCAGGCCTTCGCCAACGACCTGAGCTACCCGCAGCTCATGGCGGTCACCGACAACGTCAACCAGTCCAAGGGCGACCAGACCCCGGCGACCTGGAAGCCGTCGCTCACCTCGTACTGGTGCACCTACGCCAAGATGTGGACGCACGTGAAGTACAAGTACGCGCTGCGGGTGAACTCGGCGGAGAAGTCGGCGCTGCTGAGCATGCTCAACTACTGCTGA
- a CDS encoding DUF3151 domain-containing protein, producing MTGNLLGPEPTLLPARDEPQGMLDGGTDPAQVAAHWPDFSAAWAALAENALAAGENVSAYAYARTGYHRGLDQLRRSGWKGFGPIPWSHAPNQGFLRALAALARAAKAIDDVEEYERCSTFLTDSDPTAPH from the coding sequence ATGACCGGCAATCTGCTTGGACCCGAACCCACCTTGCTCCCCGCCCGCGACGAGCCGCAGGGCATGCTCGACGGCGGGACCGACCCGGCGCAGGTGGCCGCCCACTGGCCGGACTTCAGCGCCGCGTGGGCCGCTCTCGCCGAGAACGCGCTCGCCGCCGGGGAGAACGTCTCCGCCTACGCCTACGCCCGCACCGGCTACCACCGCGGCCTCGACCAGCTGCGCCGCTCGGGCTGGAAGGGCTTCGGCCCGATCCCGTGGTCGCACGCGCCGAACCAGGGCTTCTTGCGCGCGCTGGCCGCGCTCGCCCGCGCCGCGAAGGCCATCGACGACGTCGAGGAGTACGAGCGCTGCTCGACCTTCCTCACCGACTCCGACCCGACCGCCCCCCACTGA
- a CDS encoding SigE family RNA polymerase sigma factor — MAEPGQPVEGNAERSVEQTLTRLRAIDLKSSPPAAPEAPLTLEDLYRTHRMRLIRLALLLVDEPATAEDVVQEAFTGLHRNWGGLRDAAAAVGYLRTAVVNGSRSVLRRRKTAREYTPPHAVNARSAESLAMLTAEHQGVVKALSQLPPRQREVLVLRYYGNLTEAEIAEAAGISKGTVKSTASRALEALQKIMNTP, encoded by the coding sequence ATCGCGGAGCCGGGGCAACCGGTTGAGGGCAATGCTGAGCGCAGCGTCGAACAGACGCTGACCCGGCTGCGGGCGATCGACCTCAAGAGTTCGCCGCCAGCCGCGCCCGAGGCGCCCCTGACCTTGGAAGATCTCTACCGGACGCACCGGATGCGGCTCATCCGGTTGGCCCTGCTGCTGGTCGACGAGCCCGCCACGGCCGAGGACGTCGTCCAGGAGGCGTTCACCGGTCTGCACCGCAACTGGGGCGGCCTGCGCGACGCGGCCGCGGCAGTCGGGTACCTGCGGACCGCGGTGGTCAACGGGTCCCGCAGCGTGCTGCGGCGCCGCAAAACCGCACGCGAGTACACCCCGCCGCACGCGGTCAACGCCCGGTCGGCCGAGAGCCTTGCCATGCTGACCGCCGAACACCAGGGCGTGGTGAAGGCGCTGTCACAGCTGCCGCCCCGCCAGCGCGAGGTCTTGGTGCTGCGCTACTACGGCAACCTCACCGAGGCCGAGATCGCCGAGGCCGCAGGCATCTCGAAGGGAACGGTCAAGTCCACCGCCAGCCGCGCGCTGGAAGCCCTACAGAAGATCATGAACACCCCGTGA
- the fbaA gene encoding class II fructose-bisphosphate aldolase: MPIATPEVYAEMLDRAKANEFAYPAINVTSSETLNAALRGFAEAESDGIIQVSTGGAEFASGTKVKDMVTGAVGLAEFAHVVAAKYPVNVALHTDHCPKDKLDGFVRPLIAISQERVDTGGLPLFQSHMWDGSAVPLDENLQIAADLLDLAAKAKIVLEIEVGVVGGEEDGVDNEINDKLYTSTEDYLKTVDALGVGEKGRYLLAATFGNVHGVYKPGNVVLRPEILKQGQDVVAEKLGLPAGSKPFDLVFHGGSGSLLEEIHEAVTYGVIKMNIDTDTQYAFTRPVAAHMFANYDGVLKVDGEVGNKKAYDPRSYLKAAEQAMAARITQACEHLKSAGRMIAG; the protein is encoded by the coding sequence ATGCCTATCGCCACCCCCGAGGTCTACGCGGAGATGCTTGACCGGGCCAAGGCGAACGAGTTCGCCTACCCCGCCATCAACGTGACCTCGTCGGAGACACTCAACGCCGCGCTGCGCGGGTTCGCCGAAGCCGAGAGCGACGGCATCATCCAGGTGTCCACCGGCGGTGCCGAGTTCGCCTCGGGCACCAAGGTCAAGGACATGGTGACCGGCGCGGTCGGGCTCGCCGAGTTCGCCCACGTCGTGGCCGCCAAGTACCCGGTGAACGTCGCGCTGCACACCGACCACTGCCCCAAGGACAAGCTCGACGGCTTCGTCCGCCCGCTGATCGCGATCAGTCAGGAGCGCGTTGATACTGGCGGGCTGCCGCTGTTCCAGTCGCACATGTGGGACGGCTCGGCCGTGCCGCTCGACGAGAACCTGCAGATCGCCGCCGACCTGCTCGACCTGGCCGCCAAGGCCAAGATCGTGCTGGAGATCGAGGTCGGGGTCGTCGGCGGCGAGGAAGACGGCGTCGACAACGAGATCAACGACAAGCTCTACACCTCGACCGAGGACTACCTCAAGACCGTCGACGCGCTCGGTGTCGGGGAGAAGGGCCGCTACCTGCTGGCCGCGACCTTCGGCAACGTGCACGGCGTCTACAAGCCGGGCAACGTCGTGCTGCGGCCGGAGATCCTCAAGCAGGGTCAGGACGTGGTGGCCGAGAAGCTGGGCCTGCCCGCAGGCTCCAAGCCGTTCGACCTGGTCTTCCACGGCGGGTCGGGCTCGCTGCTGGAGGAGATCCACGAGGCGGTGACCTACGGCGTCATCAAGATGAACATCGACACCGACACCCAGTACGCGTTCACCCGCCCGGTGGCCGCGCACATGTTCGCCAACTACGACGGCGTCCTCAAGGTCGACGGCGAGGTCGGCAACAAGAAGGCGTACGACCCGCGCAGCTACCTCAAGGCCGCTGAGCAGGCGATGGCCGCGCGCATCACGCAGGCGTGCGAGCACCTCAAGTCCGCGGGACGCATGATCGCGGGCTGA
- the istB gene encoding IS21-like element helper ATPase IstB, translating into MAVKTTPPSRDLAAEVAYLTRALKAPTLRESVARLAQRARAESWTHEEFLIACLQREVSARESHGGEGRVRAARFPARKSLEEFDFDHARGLKRDVISHLGTLDFVAAKENVVFLGPPGTGKTHLAIGLAIRACQAGHRVAFATAAEWVARLAEAHHAGRLQAELTKLGRYPLIVIDEVGYIPFEAEAANLFFQLVSSRYERASVIVTSNKVFGRWGEVFGDDVVAAAMIDRLVHHAEVIALKGDSYRLKDRDLGRVPTASGTEE; encoded by the coding sequence ATGGCCGTGAAGACCACACCACCGTCGCGGGACCTGGCCGCCGAGGTCGCCTACCTGACCCGGGCGTTGAAGGCGCCAACCCTGCGCGAGTCCGTCGCCCGCCTCGCGCAACGGGCGCGGGCGGAGTCCTGGACGCATGAGGAGTTCCTCATCGCCTGCCTGCAACGCGAGGTCTCCGCGCGGGAGTCCCACGGCGGCGAGGGCCGGGTCCGGGCCGCCCGGTTCCCTGCCCGCAAGTCGCTGGAGGAGTTCGACTTCGATCACGCCCGCGGGTTGAAACGCGACGTGATCTCCCACCTCGGCACCCTCGATTTCGTTGCCGCCAAAGAGAATGTGGTGTTCCTCGGCCCGCCCGGCACCGGCAAGACCCACCTCGCGATCGGCCTGGCCATCCGGGCCTGCCAGGCCGGGCACCGGGTCGCGTTCGCCACCGCCGCCGAGTGGGTGGCCCGGTTGGCAGAGGCCCACCACGCGGGGCGGTTGCAGGCCGAGTTGACCAAACTCGGTCGCTATCCGCTGATCGTCATCGACGAGGTCGGCTACATCCCGTTCGAGGCCGAAGCCGCGAACCTGTTCTTCCAACTCGTGTCCTCCCGCTATGAGCGGGCCAGCGTGATCGTCACATCCAACAAAGTCTTCGGCCGGTGGGGCGAGGTCTTCGGCGACGACGTGGTCGCCGCCGCCATGATCGACCGCCTCGTCCACCACGCCGAGGTCATCGCCCTCAAAGGCGACAGCTACCGGCTCAAGGACCGCGACCTCGGCCGCGTCCCCACCGCCAGTGGCACCGAAGAATAA